The genomic interval TTCTTTATTAGTTTTACCAAGATGAATTACAAGGTCTTTACTATCTTTAGTGTTAATCTCGTTAGATTCTAAATAATATGTATCTCTGAGAAAATCCCGGATATGATTCTTTTGGTTTTCCTCTCTTTCAATTTCACTAACTTTACTTAAAAGTCTGATGAAATTAGCCTTAAACTTGTCAATTTCATCACGTAACGGTCTTTTTTTTAAGAATGCTTTATTAAGTGATTGTTTAGGTTTGATACTTGTAAACTTCATGCCGGATTCCCAAATGAACATAGTACTAAAAGTAAAGAGTTTTCACTTTCATTAATCAACTGTATAAGACGTTTTTTTAAGTCTTTTGGCTCTTGATTTGTTATAAAATTGCTCATTAATCCTTTTTATCGAAATAAAATCATTTTAAATCTTTACTAATTTTCTAAAATAACTAAAAAATCAGTATTAACAAAGCAATTTCTGTAAAATAATATAGAAATTTTTCATTAATTTTAAAGCAAAGTGATTTGGGGTTGAAAATGCAGGAAAACAATCATTTCAGGTATATTTTGATTCTTCGTCATTTATAGCCTAACGAGTTCTAAGACATTATTTTTTGAACTCGACAATTAGTATTGAGAGTATGTTTTTGAATGTAAGGACAGTCGCCATTTGAGAAATAAAATATATTTTTAATATGACGTTAATAAGAAAATTTTTGTCAACTTTGACAATATATTAGTTTAAATATCAATAATTAAATGGAGATACAAAATGCTTTACCATAAAATATTTTCGATCCTGAAAGAAATAATTGAACAAAATTTCACTGAATTACTATTTTCTGAGACATCATTTATTAACCGGATTAAGAACGAATTATCGGTAACATTTGAAAATAAAATTGACTTTAAGGTTGGTGTGCTCAGCTTGCATGATAGATTAGAAGAAGATTATATTGAAGTTTTCGGAAGTTTAAACCTTATTTTAATTGAATTATTATCTATTTTGCCGGAATCAAATTTGAAATATTTCGGAATTGTATATGATTGCGACACTACTTTAATTCGTCAAGAAAGTTATAAACCTATCCTATTTTATTTCCTTTCTGAAACTGTTAATGAAAACAAAGCCAACTTTTGTAAGATTCACGACTTTGAAACACCTATTTTAGATAGGTATAATGTTGACATGCAGAATACAGAAGAAGGTTTTATAGTTAGGGTTGTTGATTGTATGGAATGTATTGAAATTGTGAATCAAAATTATACAAAGATTGATGAATACGGTAATGAGATTAAATACATTGGGTGTGGATTCAGATATGCTTATGACGGCTTTGTCCTTGAAACAATAGAATTAGATTCAATTTGAAATAGAAAAATGTTATTCATACCATCTGATAATTATGCTTAAAATGATGATTTTCAAAAATTCTCAAAATTTTGATCCGGCAATAAATGCCATAGCCATGTTATCTGATGCAACACTATACCTACTAAAAACCACCATCGCTAAAAATAGTGGGGCATCCCAACATACCATGTTTACTTAATCTCTACCAAGTCGTTTCTAAACAACTTTGAATTGTCTTTGAACTTATACTTGTCAAAGTATGTAAACGTTTAACTGAACTAAAATGCAACCGTTTTTTGAATATTTTAAATGTAATTTACTCTAAGAATTTCGTAACATAATTTTAGAATTTTTATAACAACAGAAATTGAATTATCTTTTTCCACGCCAAGATTCACCCTTCATTGGTATAACATTAAACATTTCTTTCATCCTATCAAAAACTTTACCTGAAAAACGTTGCTGTAGTTGTTTTAGGTCTAAATTTGATGTTGCGAAAGTTTTATAACCGTAACTTGTAAACATTCTGTATCTACGGCTCAAAAGAACATCAATAGGATCTTCGACAGTTCCAAAATGATAATGTTTTCCGCTGTCCTCACCCAAGTCATCAATCCCGATATTTGCTTCCTTATTGAAGTTTTCAATACTTGGACGTCCGGTTTTTGTAAATTCATCAATAACTGTATCTGAATCAAACATTTCAAAAGTGTTTCTCAAATTCCTTTTAATTGTAAAAATTTGAAAAATATCTAATGCCATTGTTTTACCCGTACCATAACCTCCATTTATTAACAACCCTTTCTTTAAGTCGTGATTAAATTTATCGTCATTAGTAAAGTAATATTTTAGCTCTTGAAAAACTACTTTATTATCATGATTAATTTCAAACTTCGAGTTTAAAGTTTTGCCTATCAGATTTAATAACTCATCGTCGCTCAGGTCTTTTACTTCTAACCTTTTTAGTATTTGTCCTAAAATTTGTATTTTCATGTGGTACTCCAATTATACATTATCAAAAGTTAAATTATAATTACCTTTACCATTAGCTTGACCAACAGATGAAGATGTATTCTTTTTATTAGCATTTAAATTCTCAAGAATATTACCAAGTTTAGAAAACATGGTAAGTAGTGAATCAGGCCTAATGTACTTATCCTTAATACTTAAAGCATCTTTGAACAATTGCCTTAAATACTCAGTAAGTTCTTCCTCACTCATTTCAGGCTTACTTTGCTTGAAATAGTCCAAAAGGTGTTTAACTGCTTTGTTGTCTCTACCATACTTTACAGGCCAAAGAAAATTTTTATTTAACTGATATTCTTCCATCCAGATATCAAGTACCATTGCGTTTAACGATTTAGCTTTAACAGAATTAGGTTCAATTATCTGTGGAGCTGCTTTAGCTTCTTCTTTCTTCTTCATTCTCTTACCTTTTTCTATAACATTATTATCTTCAACGAAAATATTTTTTTCGTTAATATTATTATCTATATCTATAGTATCTATAGGTGTAGTCATTTTTTTCGTTTTGTAAGTCATTTTTTCCGTTTTGTAAGTCATTCCATTTTCATCATTGTTGTAAGCTATTGATATATCGTTATTTACAACGTCGTTTTGTAAGTCATTTTTTTCGTTTTGTAAGTCATTTTTTTCGTTTTGTAAGTCATTTTTTAATAAATGGTTGACGGTTACAATAGTAAACTTGCTTGTTGGTGTCAAAGATATTTCGCCTTGAGTTTCTAAATACTTCAAAATACGGTGAACTGTTTTCTGCGGTACATTTAATTTTTGTGATAATTCATACGTTCCGATACTGATTTTACCTATTGAAAGTCCACCCTTCGCCCACTTAGCTTGGTAGATGAGGTAGTTGAAAATGATATGATAGTTGGGTTTAAGATACCACTTTTTATTCCAATAATGGTCGGGTATCATTGCAAATGAACCAGTTTTTTTGATAGCTGGAGTAAGACCAGATTCAAGTTCAAGATTTGCACTATTTTGAAGTTTAGAATTCATTTAGCTCTTAATTTTTATTACTCTTTTTAAAATTTGCCGGATGAGAGAAAGAGCTATAGAACTCCCATCCGGCTAGCTGGTTAATTAAGCCACCTATTGTTAGTACATAGTATATATTCTAATTATTATATATATCGAGAATTTCCATGCTGGGGTTGATTATTTTTAAACCGGTCAACTTAACTTCTTTCATTGTCATGATATTGAGAACATCATTCGTTGTTAATCGTTTCCAATTCGATGTTTCAACATCTCTTACCTCAATATTCAACCATTTATCCTTGTATATCGTTTTTAATGAGAATAGGACATCATAATACGATTCGTTATCATAAAGGAAATTCTCCAGAGCATTGAAATACTTCTCATTAATTCTTCCATGACTTTTGCAATAACTCCTGTATTCGTACCAACTCATTAGATCTATATCTGAACTTACTTCAAATCTGTAATATCCTTTGCTTACTTTCGTTGCCTCCTTCATGTCTGTAATCTGCTGATATTCAGGTATATCATATGACATGATAATTCCGTTCTTTGCTATCTTATCCAACGACATATTGGGATCAACAGGTTTCGCTGGTAAAATACTTTTCGCGAAGACTGGATTTGTTGTTAAGCTAACACATGACCGCTCACCAAATTCCGTAAAACCTTTGCTCAGCTTTATGACTTTTTGAGTAAGAATATTTTTCATGTGAATTCCTTTTGTGTAATGAAAAATTCTCTCTTCCATAAAAACTCCTTTTATTTATAAAATATTAGTTAAATGTAAGTGCTTAGGATTCCAAGTTGCGCCAGTCCATTCTATTTTTGATGTGCTCATCTTAACCTCTTATTCCAATGTGATTTTCTTTGAGTATTTTCATCAATTTCTCGCGCCCAATACTATTAATTATCTGAATATCTTCCTCATTATCCGGCGTTAAGATGCTCTCGAAGTCAATATCACCGAAAGGTGTTTCTGTCTCGTCATTATCAAATACCGGTAGTACATTGACTGATTCCTGCACTTTTTTAGAGTATTTAAAGTGAGTTAGCTTCAAGAAGCGGTAATGTCTTTGTAAATCACAAAATGTTTTAAATTTCATCTGTCGCAATTGACTTAAAATTCTCTCCATTGAGCTTTCAATAATCTTCTTATAAGATATAAGCTCTTGGTATTTATTAGATTCATTCTCGGTATCTAAAATTTCCAGTTGATAGCTTATTCTTATTATTTCGTTTTGGAACGAATATAGAATTGAATCAATTTCCATGTCATCCCATTTACACACAACAGATTGTGCCATATTTACCTCTTTAAATTTTAAAATTAATTGATTAAAAAATTGTCAATATCAATAGGTTTTCCAAGAACTTCCTGACATTGGTCAGAAAATTGCTGTAAAGTAATTATTCGTTGTTCGTTTCGTTTCTTTTCACATTCTTCTTGTTTTTCAATTGTTTGTTTAACTTCCACCATGAACTGCTCATACTCGGCTTCACTTCTTAGTAGTTTAGGTAGAAATTCCCACATATATCCCCAATCCGATTCAATTCGTTCCATAGCTGCTAAATGTTTTTCTGAATCTAAAATAAAAACTTTAGGGGAACAACCTAATTCCAATCTTGTTTCCAGTGCCTTGTTTGACAACTCACTAAATTTTATTCTGTTCTCTTCAATTGATATATCGTTATTCGATAAAAAAACAAATAGTTCTCCTTTGTCGGCACATACTTTAGCTAAATTCGGTTCACTTTCGTTAAAAAACACCTCTGAAGCATCTCTTATAACCAATACAACATAATCACTACTTAAAAACACGAAAGTATCTGCATCTGCAATTTTCATTCTTTTGAGTAAGTCGTTGTAATATGCTCTATCTTCTGTTGTCATATTTCTCCGTAAAATATATTTTTTAAAATGTCCCGGCACATGATATGCCGGGTATTATTTGATTTATGTACTTTCCGTCAGTTGAATTTCAGAATCCACATTCATATTGCTCATATCACCTGATATTACAATATCATCAATCTTGTTCACAGTTGCTGCAACATTGTCAATAATTACATTACCAGATTCAGCTATTAATGACCGAGAATTAGAAACTAATTCTTGAACTTTGTTGATTTCATCAAACTCTCCTGGCATATAAATTACTGGCATTGTTATCTTGCTTCTCCCGTAAAATTTCATATTCCTGGGAACAGGAGACTCTTTTTTGAAATATGTATCAATATTCTGCTGAATATGTTTCTTGGACATCTTAATCAGGAATTTCTTTTCGTCAACAAAAGCAATTCTGTCAACTTTCAAACGTTTACCAACCTTATTACAATACGAATCCATAATTAGAAATGGTACTTCATGAGGTATGTTCTCGTAATAGTAATTCATCAATCGGAAGCCCATCTCAGCTAATTCATAAATTGCCACTGGTGCTTTTAAATTTTGTTGAATTTTAGCTTCTTTGTTTTCGCTATATAACGCAATTTCATCCAAACCCAATATGAAGTATGAATCGTCTTTCATCCTGATTATTACTGCATCACCAAATTGAATGGCGAAGTCGTTTATTGAATAACGTAACGGGTCTAATAGCTTGAATGCACATCGTTGCTTATTCTTAATTGTGGTATAATCCATGATACCCTCCTAATAAGTAAAAAAAAGTTTATTTTAAATCTCAAATTTCTTCTAACAAAGACTTCATTTTCCAGTTATTCAATAATATCAAATCCGTAAACTTGATTAGATATATCATCAATATTAAATAACTTATAATTAATATTGCCGGCGGCACTTATACCGCCGGATGTTAATTGTTATAGAATCCCCAAAATTTCATTCATCGAAGCAACTTGTTCCGGTGGTAATATAATTTCTGATTGTTCCTGATAATCCACTTTAGTAGTTTCTTTGCCAATATTAGCTTTTTCTTCTTCCGTGTACCAAACCAGACCGTATTCGTCAACTTCATAACCTAAATATTTTATCAGTTCTTCATAACTCCATTTACCAGAAACAAATTCGTAAAAAGAATAAGGATTAAAAAGATGTAGTCCAATTTTTTTTGCTAATGATCGCGTCCCTATCCACCAATCTGGGGTTGGTTCCCCATAATATGGAGTTTCGTGTTCTTTGCTGTAATAATGCCTTTTTGCCGTTCTATCTAAACCAATAGCAATAGCTATTAACTCCCAAGGGTTAATTGAATAAGACATCCTGATTTTATCAATTGCTTCTGCCTCTTCTTTTTCCATTGCATAGAAGAGTTCATAATTATAATAATTATCATATTCGTCTTCATTCAATGGTTCGTCATAGTATTTCTCCATTTCAGTCTCCTTCTAAATTTTACCGGAGTTGCCCCCGGTAATTTGTTAATAAAAATTAAATGTTGCTTTGTCTTCTTTTAGACAATAATTCATCAAGATATTCCTTGCCCTCGTTACCTTTAGTTGCTAATTCTCGGAATCTCTCAAAGTCCGCTTCTGTCATTGGATACTGACTATTTGTTGAATCAATAACGACAAAAGGATATTCTTTCTTATCAAGTTTGCTGATGGCATCTAAATCTATGGTTATACCATTTTCTGCAACAATTGCATCTTTACCAATAATTACAGATTTTACATCCTTATCATTGTATGAAGATGATTTGGGAGTTCCAAAATACTTGTTCAATGCAGAATTTCGGTCTGAAATTGGTAAAGAAAATATTTCGGGTAGAACTCGTTCAGCATTTGCTTGATTCATAATGCTCAAACTATCCAACCAATCTGGTGTATTGCTCAGCATCTTTGGTATGTCGCGTAAGTATGAAACGGTTTCAAAATCAAAATTACTAAACAAGTCTTGTCTGAATAAGAAATCATCCATAAATACACGAGCCAAAATTAAGTATTCGGATTCAATCTTATCTTTCATTTTGATGAGTTTAAGAAAAGGAATATATAAATATGATTCCTGGTTTTTCATTACAATTAAAACACCATAGTTGTCAAGCAAGTGCCTTAATTCTTCTACTTTTTCTATTGAAAACTTTTTTGTTGAGAGTTGAGTAGCTTTAGGTATCGGAGCAAATGCATCTTGATTACCATTATTCATCAATACTGATGAGCTTTTTGACGCTTGTTGTCCATTATTTCTACGGACTCTTTTTTTAGATTTTCCCATAACATTTATCTCTATATTTATACCCTGCTTGTTTAATATTCAGGGCAGGGTTGTTAATAAAATAGTTTTACAAATTCTGTATCGATTCTACCAAGTTAATTACTAACTCAGCAGAATAGTCGCTGTACTTAAATGTACCAACAATATTCCATGCAAAAGAATAAATATAACTTTCTGCAAGACGGTACTCATAAGAGTAATTGGGATGCATCATCGGATTGGAACATTCCATTATTTGCTGAATAATGGATAAAGCATCAAATTCTCCGATAATTTGATTTTCTTTACCAATTATTACATTTACAACACCATCGATTTCATATATACAATCTTCGATGATTCCGTATCTGTCCCAGAGATGTGACACGGGACTGATTTTTTCTGTCATAAAAACTCCTCATAAATGTTAATTAAAAGTACGGCCGTACTGTTTATTCCAAATTTCAAATTTCAATTTATAAATTTCATAAATCATAAAATACTCTGTCTAATTCTGGCTAAATAAATGATCAATTGCTGACTTAGAAAAATAGAGCTTCCTACCGATCCTTGTGAATTTTAGTTCTCCTGATCGGCACATTTTCCAAACTGATGTAGAACTTAATTTAAGTTCCTGCATTACTTCTTTACGTGTGTAAAGTTTGTCTTCCTGAACCGGATTTCCGAAATTCAATTTGTACTCCGATAGTTCTTGCCGTATTGTAGCTCTAACTAATTTTACAAGCTTTTCAGGTTTCAAAATATGTTTTCCTTCATAATGATAATAAATTATATTCAAATATAATACCATTTTTTACGCTTGATTCATCAGAAGTTAGTTTGTGTTTTTTTTTATTTCACAAACTGAGTTTTGTGGCTTTTTAATATATTTTAAAATATCATCAAGTTCTAATAAGTAATTTGGATTCAATTTTATAATGTTATAATCTGATATTAATAATTTATTGAATTTTGATCATTATACAATATTATCTTAATCTTAAAGTTTCTAAACTAATAATTATTTAAAAACAGGATTTTGTATGAAAACTCAAAAGATAGTGAATATTAATAAAGTAAAATGTCCATTTTGTGGAAATGAGACGACTATAAAGAATGGTAGATATAATTCTCCTGAAATAAGAAGGGAATGTTCGGATTGTAGATTTACTTTTATGACGTGGGAAATGAATGATGAAGAAGTAGAATATAGGATTGCTCATAAAAAGAAATCTTCTGGATCTGAAAAAGATAAGCTTTCTTATGTTAATTATGAACGTATAAGAGAAGTTTTAAAATCGAAATACTCTGAAGAAGCAACACAAAAAACAATAAATAAAGCGGTAAATTTCGTAAAAAAATATAAAGCGATTCATAAAAGCAATACAAGCGCTACAATTAATTCTCTTATTTCAGGATTTGAATCTAATATAAATAAGCAGAAATAATAAACATATTAATCTTCCCATGCACTGCGGACTTCATTAATTGCATCTGATTTGGCAATTCTAACATACCGCTGAAAACTTTTTTTATTTGTATGTCCTGATACCTGCATGATGACATCTTCCAATAAGCCTCTGCGGAGGCTTAAAGTTATAAATGTCCGGCGACCAGTATGTGAACTTATAAGTTCATATTTAGGTTTAATTTCATCTATTCGTTCAGAACCTATATTATATGTTAACTGAATATTATCTGTCATACCTGCTTCTTGACACAATTCTTTGATTGCTTCATTATATTTTTGGCTTGATATTTTTGGAAACTTTGATTTATATTTCTTCAAAATTACTTGTAGTTTTGTTGTAATCGGTACAATCAGCGGATCTTTTGTTTTTACAGTGTAAATTGAAATTATCTTTTCTTCAAAATTAATATTTTCGGGTTTTAAATTTATGAGGTCAGAGAATCTTAAACCGCAATAACATTGGGTTAGGAACATATCACGGGTTCGTTCCAATCGCGGTGATAAATCTGTTATGTTTTCAATTGCTTCAAGTTCTGATTTATTCAATGCTATTTTTGTTGTTTTTTCATCAAAGATTTTAAGTGATTTAATGAATGTCCGGTTGTTATGAAAACCTTTTTCAAGAGACCAGTGCATAAACGTCTTTACAATTTTCACAAGTCTCCCCTGCGAATTATTTGCTAATTTCTTCTCCGTAAGGTAATTTGTTAAGTTTGCAAAAAAAGTATCATTTATATCGTCAAAATATAATTCTTTTTTTTTGCCTTTAGATAATTCTATAAGATGATTTTTTGTGGTCACATAGCTTGTTATTGTTGATTTTTTAATACGTTTACCGCTACCGGATAATCTTGCTCCTGTTGTTGTATCTTCTATAAATAAATCGAATACCCGCATAAATGATATTTGCTTTGAATCATTTTTATCTTTACTCTGCTTAAATTCCCGATTATTAATTATAGCATCTAAAACAGTCTTGGTTTCTTTAACTGTAGGAACTCTGTTTAATTCTTTTTCGCTTTCTGCAAAATAATTTTTCATTTTTACACGAATATCATCTAATTTATCATTTATCTGGCGGGGGTTCTTAGACGATGCTTTTGCACGTTGTTTTCTTATATCCCATAGATTTTCTTCAATATTAATTTTTAAAGTTGTACGAATTCGTTGATTATTCCATGCAACGGAAATCAGGATAAAATGATATGTTTTTTCTTTAACTACCTTCTGCAAATAATAGTTTATTTTATACTCACCCACTAAACACCTATAATTCAATTGTTTACAAAATAGTTTTGACGAAAGTTTTGACAGTTTAGTGTGAAATCAAAAATAATTATCTGAATGATTAAGTTTCATATTTTCTATAACTACATTATATGTCATAGTTTTGAGGTTTATTTAGTTTCATTAGGTTTCATGTAGATTCACTGGGTTCAAATCCCTCTCTGACCACGTAAAATTTAGAAAGGCTGTGAAATCAATCACAGCCTTTTTTCGATTATTTTCAAGCTTTCATCTACATCTATTTTGTACGGAATTTGGACAAATCTCATTTGAAATTAAACTTGTCATTCAATTTTACTTATCAATTACCTCGATATCATCTCCTTCCATTTGAATAATCATATCGCGGTGAACATCCGGTATTCTTGTAGGCTTGTAGTCTTCATTGCTCATATAGACAAGTGTTACACTTGCTTTAGCAGAAATTTTACCATCAAGATTACGTATGATATTATCCATTACAAGAGATGAGTTTTTGATAACCCTGACTCTTGTTAATATTTCGTATTCGCTTGTGAAATATAGAGGATTGAAATAATCCATTTCGTGATGTACAGTCATTATAGGATGCTCGGCAGTAAATGTGCGGTGATTTAACGGAAAACCGACCCACTCGAGATATTTTGTCCGAGCCCATTCAAAGAAGTAGAAATACTGTATATTGTGAACCACTCCAAATGAATCCACTTCGTGAAATTTTACTTGGTCGTGAGTAACAAATTTAAATTTAGATACTTCAATCTGGACTTCTTCTTCTGTCAATCTTTTCATTATAGTTCTCCGAGCATAGTTTTTATTGATTCGTAAATTATATCAATTGCATTATCAGTCATTATATCTGAAATTTGTAGATGGAAAACTGTTCTTATTTTGTTGTCACCAATTTCTGAAAGCAGTAGTCCGCGACTCCTGCACTCATTTACAAAATCTGACGTCAATATATTATCATCCAGTTTAAATACTGCCATATTAGTCTGAACACTTTCAAGATTCAGCTCAACAGAGTCCATTTCAGCGACAGCTTTAGCAAATCTTCTTGTACGAATGTGGTCATCAGCTATTAATTGAAGATTATTTTCGATGGCAAAAATTCCTGCTGCCGCCAGAATTCCGGCTTGACGCATTCCACCACCCAAAATCTTTCTCCATTTCAATCCGCCATTAATTTTGCTCGCATCAGAAACCATTAGTGAACCGGCGGGCGCTCCCATTCCTTTTGAAAGGCAAACTGAAATTGTATCGAAATATTTGCCGTATTCTTCGAGACTGACACCAGAAGCTATATGAGCATTCCAAATTCTTGCACCGTCGAGATGAAGATAAAGCCCGTATTTGTCTGCTAATTCTCTCAAACTTTTGATATAATCAATTGAAATAACTGTACCGCCGTGACGGTTATGAGTATTTTCAACAAAAATTGCCTTAGTTTTAGGAAAATAATAAATATCGGGTCTGATAGCCTTTTCGATTTTGTCAAGTGGAATCTCGCCTGATTCTGATGGTATTGTAAAAAACTGCACATTGGAAATTACAGCAGGTGCGGCTGTTTCGTAATAAAAGACGTGTGCATCTGCTTCAATAATTACTTCATCAGCAGGATTAGTGAGTACTTTTAGTGAAATTTGATTACTCATAGTCCCTGAAGGTACAAAAAGTGCTGCTTCTTTTCCGAAGAGTTCAGCAGTCTTTTCTTGCAGAGCATTAATTGTTGGGTCTTCACCATAGACGTCATCGCCTACTTGTGCGTACATCATATAGCGACGCATTTCATCGCTTGGAACAGTTACTGTATCGCTTCTTAAGTCAATCATAAGGCATCAATATATTTGTTTGATAATTTCATGTGCTCGGTAACCTGTTTTTGGTACAAATACATAAGTTTTATATACTGTATCGCGTGGAAGCTCTTCTATTGAGCTGTCGTTATGTCCGATATACTGCCAGCCATGAGGCGAGTAGTTGATTTTTTTAGTAAAATCAGTTTTATCAGAATACCTTTCCTTGAGTGAATTTGTTGTTTTTTCATCAAGTTCAGTTGTATCGTTTGGATTATAAAAATACACTGTCAAAATTGCCGGTTTTGTTTTATCTGGCATCGAGAGTAAATCGTCACTGTTTTTAATGTCGTTTGCCCAGTTAAGGAGCTCATTGTGTTTATTGGATTTTGTTTCAACAAATAAGAAAACATATTTTCCTGTTTCTGAGCTGTCTGTATAAATATCGGATATTTCAAATTTTGCTTTAGAAAATTGGAAATAAAAAGCTACGAGCAGAATTCCAACGCCAAAACCTGCAAATATGTAAGGTAACAGTCTTGATTTTTTTTCAGAATTATTCATATTTTAATCAATTCATTAAGTAAAGAAAAGAATCATTCCAAAGTCTTGCAATTGCAAGCATTGTAATGCCTACACCAACCGGAATGCTTAAATTGTCATCAAGTTTAAGTTCTTTGGCGTAAAGTTCACCAAAACCACCTACGACAGCCCCAAGAACTCCTGCTATATAAAAATAAATATTTGCGTTAAAAATTATGCCCACAATAGCCACGACTAAAATCCCGGAAACCATAAATGCCAGGGTTCCTTCCAAAGATTTTTTGCCAAGTTTGGTTGTTCCCCATTTCCTTCCAACAAGAGCCGCTGCAATATCAGATACAATTAATATTATAAAAGATATTACGGCGATAACTTTTGGAAAGACAAGAACTGTCAGTACTGCACTAATCAAAACCCAAGAAGCACCATTTAGAATGAGTTTGTTTTTTTTGAGTTCGTGTTTGCGAAGCATACCACCAAAAAGCCCATATATAAATTTGTTTGCCCATGAATCTTCTTTCCTGCTTAGTATATCAAGTGTTACTGCAATTAATGCCATTGGAATAAGAATCGATAGTGCAAATTTTTGCGATACGAATATATATATAATAGGAATGTTAAGGGATATAAGATGGACACTTTTCCTTAAAACTTCCTGTGAATAGGGAATTTGTTTCTTTTTTTTGTTTTTCTTCTTATTTTTATTGGAATTTTGTTCAAGAGGACTACCATTTGATAAGTCCTTTTCATTTATTTCGTTATTTTCTGTGTATATTTCCATATTGTTTTGTATTTTTGAAAAAACTTTTTTTGAATAATCACTTTTTAAAAATATGAATGTATTAAATTATTACGCATATTCAAAAATAAATTTAGGTCTTCAGGTTTTAAATTTGAGAAAAGACGGATATCATAATATAAATACTGTATTTTATTTGATAAATTTATATGATGAGCTGACTTTTTCGAAATCAGATACTATCGAAATCATTACTGAGCCTGAGTTAAAT from Ignavibacteriota bacterium carries:
- a CDS encoding helix-turn-helix domain-containing protein, whose amino-acid sequence is MKPEKLVKLVRATIRQELSEYKLNFGNPVQEDKLYTRKEVMQELKLSSTSVWKMCRSGELKFTRIGRKLYFSKSAIDHLFSQN
- a CDS encoding site-specific integrase, whose product is MGEYKINYYLQKVVKEKTYHFILISVAWNNQRIRTTLKINIEENLWDIRKQRAKASSKNPRQINDKLDDIRVKMKNYFAESEKELNRVPTVKETKTVLDAIINNREFKQSKDKNDSKQISFMRVFDLFIEDTTTGARLSGSGKRIKKSTITSYVTTKNHLIELSKGKKKELYFDDINDTFFANLTNYLTEKKLANNSQGRLVKIVKTFMHWSLEKGFHNNRTFIKSLKIFDEKTTKIALNKSELEAIENITDLSPRLERTRDMFLTQCYCGLRFSDLINLKPENINFEEKIISIYTVKTKDPLIVPITTKLQVILKKYKSKFPKISSQKYNEAIKELCQEAGMTDNIQLTYNIGSERIDEIKPKYELISSHTGRRTFITLSLRRGLLEDVIMQVSGHTNKKSFQRYVRIAKSDAINEVRSAWED
- a CDS encoding dolichol kinase, which produces MEIYTENNEINEKDLSNGSPLEQNSNKNKKKNKKKKQIPYSQEVLRKSVHLISLNIPIIYIFVSQKFALSILIPMALIAVTLDILSRKEDSWANKFIYGLFGGMLRKHELKKNKLILNGASWVLISAVLTVLVFPKVIAVISFIILIVSDIAAALVGRKWGTTKLGKKSLEGTLAFMVSGILVVAIVGIIFNANIYFYIAGVLGAVVGGFGELYAKELKLDDNLSIPVGVGITMLAIARLWNDSFLYLMN
- a CDS encoding acyl-CoA thioesterase, with translation MKRLTEEEVQIEVSKFKFVTHDQVKFHEVDSFGVVHNIQYFYFFEWARTKYLEWVGFPLNHRTFTAEHPIMTVHHEMDYFNPLYFTSEYEILTRVRVIKNSSLVMDNIIRNLDGKISAKASVTLVYMSNEDYKPTRIPDVHRDMIIQMEGDDIEVIDK
- a CDS encoding aminotransferase class I/II-fold pyridoxal phosphate-dependent enzyme is translated as MIDLRSDTVTVPSDEMRRYMMYAQVGDDVYGEDPTINALQEKTAELFGKEAALFVPSGTMSNQISLKVLTNPADEVIIEADAHVFYYETAAPAVISNVQFFTIPSESGEIPLDKIEKAIRPDIYYFPKTKAIFVENTHNRHGGTVISIDYIKSLRELADKYGLYLHLDGARIWNAHIASGVSLEEYGKYFDTISVCLSKGMGAPAGSLMVSDASKINGGLKWRKILGGGMRQAGILAAAGIFAIENNLQLIADDHIRTRRFAKAVAEMDSVELNLESVQTNMAVFKLDDNILTSDFVNECRSRGLLLSEIGDNKIRTVFHLQISDIMTDNAIDIIYESIKTMLGEL